The Cryptococcus gattii WM276 chromosome F, complete sequence genome segment TCTATGGGGTATACGGCCGGAGTTCTACTGGTTCGGCAAGGCTAAGCAAATTCGGTCCGGCTACCGACGTTAATTGGCAAGTGACGAAGAAAGCATCCTGCTTGCTTCCTTCATGGGATGAGGCTGTCGCGGATGTGCCCGACAGGGTCCGGCTATGGCCGCTCTAATATCTAGCGTGATTTCCTTCGGTAAGTTTTCCTCGTTTGTTCCGTCCACGCAGAGGACAGGAGCGAGTGGCATTGACTGGAGTATATATTCAACGTACGTATTGTATTGTTAAGATGGTATGATGGAGTCCCCTCTCTACTGCGCAAGGTGATAGAAAAAAAGGACGGTGGAACATTTAGAAAGGGGAAACAACTAGCAGCTCCGTGATTTGTAGGATTTGTAAGAAGATCAGCAGAACAACAGTTGCAAAACAGCTGACCCACTTACTTCTTGGCCCGACTGTTGACAAAACGTAAACAGGTGACAACCCAAATTACCTGCAAAGACAAAAAGAAATAATGAACAGACGCTTTTAGGCAAAAACAAATCAAACAATTTCCCTTGTCGAAGTGATATCTTGCTTTGTGAGATCATCAATTTACACCTGCTTGCGACCGACAAATCATAAGCAAGCCAACATTGAGACCGATACATTCCCAAAAGAAAACCGCCATGTATAAATTATTGGTATTCAGCTCAAAAAAAATACAGCGACGATGGAAAAAGTAACACATGCGAAGCACTAAACATATGGAGAAGAAAGCCAACTAAACATTTTAAGCATTTGAAGCACAAGAGAAAGGTGATCGAACACTCTCAGCACTGACACAAATTGTCAGTCTCAACTCTTCTCAAAAAGCGCTTCCAGATGACTTACTACTCGTAGACAATTTCCTGAACACTAGTGTACAATCCAGGACCGAGCATGAATAGTCCAAGGATGAAGATTAAGATGTTAATAACAGTAAGTGTTGTCATCTTAGCATTGGCAAAAAGACGACCCTCGTTGATATGCCAGAACGCGATGGCCCAGAATATGAAGCCGAAGAAAGAGTCGAAAGCGGAAGACATGATACTAAGGAAAGAACCCATACTTGGGATGACACTACAGGGAGGCATAGTCAGCATAAGATATGATACGGCGCAGAAATGTGAAAAACTACTCACTTTCCAAGAACAAAGGCAATACCCCAAATGAGGGTGACGATTCCGATCCACGTACCCCACCCAACAATACTGTGGGAGTGCATGTGCTTGGTCTTGCCCAGAACACGCTTGAAGACAAATTTGGCAGCGATGTTGGCGTAGAGGGCTCCAATGATAACAGTTGGGACAAGCACGAACGCGAAAGCAGACTTCCTAGCCCAAGGTTCAGAGAGAGATCCGATAATAGGAGCTGTAGAATATTGGCCGGAGTAGTGGTAGCCGACAGCAGCAGTGACGGTGAAAAGAATGAGCTCGGCAATGGTCAATGTAGCGAGGGCCTTGGGGAAATCTTGGGGTCGTCTCATCTCGGCGATAAAAGAAGGATAGAGAATCTGACCAATCCAAAGGAAAGTGATGCTGTATAGTTGTCAGTGTCTGGCAAGGGTGTCTGCGCGAGACAAGACGGATGACTCACTTCAAAACGGCGTTGAGACCGTCAACGAAACCTGGACCACCACCAGGTAAACCGATTGAAGTACGGACAGGTTCGATAGCGCCCAAAGGTGCATCCTCGATACCAGCGTAGATCAAGGACAGGACGATGGCAATGAACATCGCAATGGCTGAAATGATGGACAAGAGAGAGACATGTTGGAGAGTTCGGGGGAGAGAACAGAGAACTGAATAGATACGCTTAGTTAAATTTCACCATGTTTGTCAAAATACACTCACTACCAACGATTGCAGTAACAGCTTGGAAGATGACTGTACAAGCACCATGGTTACTGAGAGTATTGAAGACTGAGGTAAGAAATTAGAGGGCATTATCAAAAGAGAAAGCAAAATCAACTCACTCTTTGCTCCGGTGAAAACGTGGAAACCGACTGTGAAATGTTAGAGAATGCCCACAATCACGTCACCAAACTAAGCGATTATATTTACCAAGGAAGATATTGTTAAGCAGGAGCATAATTCCAGTAGCTTCAAAAGCAACTTTAGGTATTCGAGGCTAGCCGATTGAAGTCAGTGGGATAGCCCGCACAGCAACCGAGCGGCGAAGACAAAACACTGCACTTACGAAAAGAATCGCAGCGATGTCACAGATATCTCGAGCCTCAGGATGTCTCATGCAAAATTGCCAAAGCACATAACTTGTGTCTGGAGATGAGTTTGTCAGCGGGAAAGAACTGATGGATCGAGCTGGATGAAAGATGCTTACACCAAGTGACAAGACCCAAGCCAAACGTGATAAATGCACCACATACCTAATATAAGAGGATGATAAGCTTTTTTGCTGGCTTCGATGAAACTCAATGAGAATAGAGACTCACCCATCCAAGAACACTCCAACTCCAGGAAAGGGCAAGGATGGCCAAACAGACATACTCGCCGAAAAGGAGAACAGCAGCTTTTTGCCAACTTAATGTTCGGTACTTAATGTCGTGGgattcttcttcttgagcGAGAACGAGGAAGGGGTCGGAAGCATCATCTTCAGAGTAAATTTCTGATCTATCCTTCTTTTCAACATAGGAGTAATCTTGGTCCGACATTGTCCTGTGTTGCAATTGCAGGTGTGTCAGCTTAGGTGGAAACACCGAGTGATGTTGTGATAAGATGCTGAACGCACGATACGGGAAAAGCACTGTTGCTCAAGTACCGGGTCGTTCtggaaaagggaagggagTAATGGATGAATGAGTGCGGTGAAAGAGAATTTGCCGTTAGAGAGGAATGAGAGAGGCAAAATATATGTCGAGAATCCTTTCAAGGAGTTAATAAAGGGCTGTAACGGGGAATGGCCATCGGCAGTACAGCGAAAAGGCTACGTACTGGCCGAAGGGGTGAGATAGGCAAACTGTGAAACTGCAAATAAAAAACTCTTTATGCGTAACCTGACGTCAGACCAGCATTTTTGCATGTATTGCATGGTCTTTGCGTATAGGGCCCAGGGACCGGAGGCATTCCAGATAAATGTCGGTACAACTCTTGCGTGTTGCGCGTCATGAAGCAAAATGGCGTGATGATATGATAATGATAGCGGCATCGCGCGCCAACCAATCTTGGGCGGGACCGCGAGACCGTTCCCTGACTGGTTCCTATCCTTTCCTTCTGGGGTCCGCCAGTACGCGCCGTACGAAGTAGTGTTTGACGCTGATGCTTTACGCAGTAAGCAATGAGTTACCAGAGTACCGGTGCAAAGCAGCGCTGAGTCCTTTTttgggagaagaagagaataTTCATACAAATGCATATGTCTAACAAGTAGACGTCTTCGTTCCAAAACGAGGGGATGTCTTCGCCTTCGCCCGTTCTGTGATGATGAGAGGCGTTCGATGCCCGAAAAAGTACGTCAGAAATTCAGGGCTCGTTCGTTCCTCCAATGAGCGGTAGGTAATGCAACGCTTGAGCCAGAGAGGCAACAGACAGCGATATCAAATTGCACAAGAAAAGCAAAAGAAAGCCCTACAacgaggaggaaggtgCGGTACATGATCGCGTTGTTGCCCTTGCCGGTGGCGCTGAGGATCTTGTCTTTCATTGCATATTAAAGCCCAAATTTCGGTTTGACTGGCATCCTCATTTACACATCTATTatcctcttccctcttccttaTTATGTTCGAGTCTCTCGCGGCCGGCCCGACAAGGAAAGAACGAACTCATTCAGAGACAGTCAAGCCCGTCGGAAAGTCAAGGGTGAAATCTCTGAAGTAAACGAGGCGAATCGTTGTTATGATGAGAAGTAAAGCATCGAAGACGTATATCAGTCTTTAGTTGCCTCAGCTGCGCTACGTATCGTTGCACTCATTCTAATCCACTATGAACCTCCCTGAACACTCTCTTGCCTTCGCCTTTTTAAGGCAAAAAATAAATGAACAGGAACTATCATCCCATCATTTACGCCTCCTGCCGATCCCGACAGCGTCGTAATCGCGGCATCCTACCAACATCCCCGGTTATGTGAACCAAGGCTCCAAAAATGATACATAGATAGTTAAATTTGATAATCGATTGTCCTGCCCCGAAGCTCAGAACTTCAGAGCTTCCGCAAAATAAATGCCAAACAAAATCTTACGTCGTTGATTCGCCGTCGATGATATTTTATGCAACGGGTGTCGTAAGCGGGTGTGCAGCTCGTGGTTGCGTGTCCAGCTATCACATACATTCACCCCCGTCCCCTTGTGTTCCTCATGTCTTTCATGCTGCGTGGTACAACATAGGTAGCGAGGAGTGGTAAGCATGCATGTGTTTTAGATAGATAAAACTGGTACATATGTTCCTGACATCATTGTGGCGGCATATGGCACATATATGTTATAACAACTGATGTGATCGTCGTCTTCCAGCACGCATACATGATCATATCAAAAATTTATATTACTTGTGCTACGTTGTGCTATGTACGAAGCTCTTTGATCACAGCAGAAACACGAGTATTCTGCTACTAAATCTGGAATTACTTTGGGTGATCCGTAGATTATCTTTAATCATTGCACATCTTAATGAAACCTTCTTTCATCAACATCTTCGTTTTGGAGCTAAAGAATGTAACACTTGACCCAATCGCCATGTGTTTCTTTACCCTTACCAAGAAGAACGCCCCTAGGGCTGCTTATAGAACTGGTTTCCGTCGGCTGCATCACCTGGCAGATCATAGCGACTCGGAATTTTTGTTCGGCAACAGTACATGTTGTTCAAATATCATTCTATCGGTCAGCGGTTTTAGATCAGATCTGGCAACTGACAGTTCATGCAGAGTGGAGCGATCAATAATACCAACAATAGCACGAAAGTGTAAGTCGAGCTTTTCATGGGTAGTGCACAATGTCGTACACATTCGCAAGCACCAATTGCGTGCTCACTCCAGTCAAATCATTATACAATCATAACTCCCATTTTTTCCCAATCATCTCTTTTCTTATCCTCTATGAAGGGCCACTTTGCCTCAAAGAGTCGAGCGTTTATGCTATCTCTACATAAATTTCTCCGTAGATTTTGTTCGCGGCGTGAAAAAAGAATCAAGTAGAGGTCTCGGCGTTGAAGATGTCTTCCTCCGTCTGTTCAATCGATCTCCAAGTTTTAAGTAGCTTTTTTTCTCAACCATGGAATCCTCGCATTAATCTTCATCACATCTTGGTCTTGATGAAAAAAGTGATACCTGGCTAGAGACTCATAAGAGACTTGTAGCGTGTATTCTGAGTAGTTCATTTTTAAGTGGTCCGACGTTCTTGTTACTGACATATCATAGATGGATTTTACAGATTACTTCCCAGCGCCGCCCAACGAAAGATTGCTTAACGACAAATCGATGCATAGTGAAGACGTTCATAGTCCCTGTTAAGATCCAAAATGATTGTATGGCTATAAAAAAATGAATTAATGGCGCTGTTGGGACAAATATCGAAATCAGTCGGTTAGCATGCGATTCTCTTATTGTATAGAGAACGGAAAATCTACCCACCCCTAGAAAATAAGCCTTTTAGACCTTCCACCCCCTCATTCTCCCTACAATTGCCAGAActccttcccctccttcCCGCCTCATATTCTCCCTCcactcctcttcttccatctccaccaCCCTCCCCCACTCTCCAAGCTCACTCCACTCCACATCTAACGCCCTCACCGCATTCTCCAGGTATCCCAAATCTTCTTTTAGTTGTGCTTGCCCTTCCCGAGAGAGATGCTGGATGGAGGGTAAGGTGTGAGAGGTAAAGTGTGCAAGGAGGGAGAGCGTGAGAGACGATATCCAGGTGGTTTGGATGGTCTCCGGTGTAGGCGCgggggaaggggaagggatGGGAGCGGGTGATGCTGAGCTCGATGTTGCTGTTGTTATTGGGTCGGATGTCGATACAGAGGCTTCCTTATTCTTtctggaggaggaaaggcAATCAAGAGCGACAGTGTGTCCCATCCCGTCAACGAACGGCAAACTTCCCAAACTCCATCCCAACGCCTTTTCCCCACCATACACCTCGAATACCCTCAACAAATCCAATAGCCCCTCTGATGTCCTAGTGATCACATCCGTTGGACTCAAACTGAATTGTGGTACGTACAGTTCTCCGCTTCCTGTTTTTGTTTGTTTATCCGACTTGGTCCATACTGCGAGAGAAGGGTATGTGTCGAGTTGGGtgagaaggggaagaaggatagTCTGTTGGAGATGGATTTGGGATTCACGGATGAATttgagaagagaagatttAGATTGGGTCAATATGGGTGACGGCGTGGAGACAATGAGAGCGTGTAAGTCGGCATTGTTGAGCGTGGACTGTTGCAAAAGGGACACAGCGCCAAAAGTTACTTTTCTTCCGTCCCATTCGCCATCCCACTTCTCTCCCTTTTGGGCCTTGAGCATCTTGCCGTACTCGCCCAACTCGGCTTTCAGCTCATCTTCCATAACCACGAGCTTCTCTGCCACCTTTTGGAGCGAATCAAGAATATGTAGGCCTACTTGCCATCCACTCCAATCCCCACCGTTTTCATCCAACTCATCCAAATCGAGCTCATCCACTTTATCCTTCTGCTTGTTACTATCCCTCTCGGACTTTGCGCCGTTGAGGACGGCGGTCCGTTCATCGTTGTAGAATCTGGAGATGCAAGTATCCACCACATGGATAAGATGAAGTGATCCGAAGCCAAAAGTGAATATCCTGCAGCGGGCTATCGCCTCCTCAAACCTATCCTTGAGCTCGGCCGTACGCGATATCATCCCGCTCACTACGTCCTTCCCACCCTGCGTCATGCTTGCCTTCTCCCACGATGCCTTCAAGTCCGCCACTTCCGTTTCCAGATACCTCCTTTCCAAAGAAGAGTAGGAAGACTGCCAATCCAAGAATGGTTCATATAGGGTCGTCTCCCAAGCGTCATCGACGTTGCCgggagaaggggaaagagagaCAGCGGGTGCCCGGGAGAATCTGCGAGAGATGGACTGATGTCGTTTGGATTGGGAGTGCGAGTTTGCGCGGGGAATGGGATGGTTTGGCGAAGACGATGAGATGCCTGGGGAGGTTGAGATAGTCGTGGGTGATTCAGCTTCGACTTCACCAACACCACCGCTAAGCAAGCCTCCTTGAGTGTTGAATATAATCTTGTTAATCAATCCTTGGACTCCCGCCCCCAAATCAACAGTCGCTTCCCATGCCTTGACTAGTTCAGGAAGGGCGCCAGGGCCGTGATGGTCTGTAACGGCGGCGAGGCGGTTTGAGAATGACGGGTCAAGAGAGTCGAGTGTGGATTGGAAGAATGACGCCAAAATCGAGGGTGCTGATTCTGGAATAAAGACGAGGGGGATATACGACAGCTCGGCTGAAAGGGTTTGGAGAACGAGGGAGTAAAACTTGGGGAGATAGTCGGATAGCTTTAATGAATGTTCaccttgtccttcttccaCCAGTGGCTCCTTCCATGCTTCAAGTAActcccttcctctttccttgAAATACCATCCCTTgaactcttcttccctttccatATCCATGAATACCTCCCAGAACCCCCGCACTTCGTCCACTCCATCGTCCTTTTTCAAGCTATCCCTCAATGCTTCTCCTGCAACCCGCTCAAGCTCATCTCCAAGTGAGACCAACAATCTCTTTCGTTCTTCCCATTCTGCTGGCTCATTCTTGAACACTACCATTGACCGACTTGCCTCGGCCAGTCTCTGTCCGGCCTTGGCATACTCTTTCCCGCTGATGAGAGTGGTGATCTCCGACTCAAGGGTGGACCATGATTCGGCTTCACGCAAGGTGTCCCGCGCAGATTCGAGCCTGGTTTTGAGCTTGTCCAGATGAGTGATCTTTTCCAGCGCACGGAAAGCTTTTACAGCTTCGCTCTCTTCACCACCAGGAAACTTGTTGTTCGGCATCTCATAATCCGCCTGTCTTGCAACCCGGTCTTGTACCATTCCCAGACTGACAGACAGCCCACTGGCACTCTCCCGCATAAATTGAAGGTCATACCCTAGCCTGGGTACAGTCCTGCTTACATCGCTCATCCCTTGCTCGATCGCTGACGCAGTATCCTGTGACAGGAGCGATAGTTGAGTAAGGAGGTCATTCAAGGCGGTGTCGATGGGCTGCAGAGAGGGTGGTTGGGCTTCATTAGAGGGTGGGAGAGATGGTGGGAGGAGAGGTGCTAGGAGAGAGTTGAGAAAGTCTACTGGGGAAGGGTTGTTGTCGATAGAAGATGTAAGAGCGGAAAGGGATGAGTCCCGTTGGCCTCCTCCGATTTCAGGAGTGGACATGGCTAGGCTGGACGGGAAGATTAGACAGGATCATAGACCGGAATTTCCAGTACTTACAGCGGTATGTGTGTCTATTCAATATGTGGTTCTTAGAGTTATAAGATGGGGATTGCGGTATTCAAGGAGTAGAAATGGACACGGCCGGCTCGGACGGACGCTTCACTGAGCTACAGTACAAGTACAGGTTGGTTGTGATATTTGAAGGAGATAATAA includes the following:
- a CDS encoding uncharacterized protein (Similar to TIGR gene model, INSD accession AAW44133.1) translates to MSDQDYSYVEKKDRSEIYSEDDASDPFLVLAQEEESHDIKYRTLSWQKAAVLLFGEYVCLAILALSWSWSVLGWVCGAFITFGLGLVTWYTSYVLWQFCMRHPEARDICDIAAILFVIGFHVFTGAKIFNTLSNHGACTVIFQAVTAIVGILCSLPRTLQHVSLLSIISAIAMFIAIVLSLIYAGIEDAPLGAIEPVRTSIGLPGGGPGFVDGLNAVLNITFLWIGQILYPSFIAEMRRPQDFPKALATLTIAELILFTVTAAVGYHYSGQYSTAPIIGSLSEPWARKSAFAFVLVPTVIIGALYANIAAKFVFKRVLGKTKHMHSHSIVGWGTWIGIVTLIWGIAFVLGNVIPSMGSFLSIMSSAFDSFFGFIFWAIAFWHINEGRLFANAKMTTLTVINILIFILGLFMLGPGLYTSVQEIVYEYAESVRSPFSCASNA
- a CDS encoding Hypothetical Protein (Similar to TIGR gene model, INSD accession AAW44310.1); translation: MSTPEIGGGQRDSSLSALTSSIDNNPSPVDFLNSLLAPLLPPSLPPSNEAQPPSLQPIDTALNDLLTQLSLLSQDTASAIEQGMSDVSRTVPRLGYDLQFMRESASGLSVSLGMVQDRVARQADYEMPNNKFPGGEESEAVKAFRALEKITHLDKLKTRLESARDTLREAESWSTLESEITTLISGKEYAKAGQRLAEASRSMVVFKNEPAEWEERKRLLVSLGDELERVAGEALRDSLKKDDGVDEVRGFWEVFMDMEREEEFKGWYFKERGRELLEAWKEPLVEEGQGEHSLKLSDYLPKFYSLVLQTLSAELSYIPLVFIPESAPSILASFFQSTLDSLDPSFSNRLAAVTDHHGPGALPELVKAWEATVDLGAGVQGLINKIIFNTQGGLLSGGVGEVEAESPTTISTSPGISSSSPNHPIPRANSHSQSKRHQSISRRFSRAPAVSLSPSPGNVDDAWETTLYEPFLDWQSSYSSLERRYLETEVADLKASWEKASMTQGGKDVVSGMISRTAELKDRFEEAIARCRIFTFGFGSLHLIHVVDTCISRFYNDERTAVLNGAKSERDSNKQKDKVDELDLDELDENGGDWSGWQVGLHILDSLQKVAEKLVVMEDELKAELGEYGKMLKAQKGEKWDGEWDGRKVTFGAVSLLQQSTLNNADLHALIVSTPSPILTQSKSSLLKFIRESQIHLQQTILLPLLTQLDTYPSLAVWTKSDKQTKTGSGELYVPQFSLSPTDVITRTSEGLLDLLRVFEVYGGEKALGWSLGSLPFVDGMGHTVALDCLSSSRKNKEASVSTSDPITTATSSSASPAPIPSPSPAPTPETIQTTWISSLTLSLLAHFTSHTLPSIQHLSREGQAQLKEDLGYLENAVRALDVEWSELGEWGRVVEMEEEEWRENMRREGGEGVLAIVGRMRGWKV